From one Candidatus Nitrospira nitrosa genomic stretch:
- a CDS encoding SH3 domain-containing protein has translation MFATAGGPSFADNPLTWSLFFARQPEPDLEFTEEELEQTTTVRSPSPVKPPKQSNKRPLLLVLLVLLLGGGAYLAMEPDLIMEYLGPLLGDAPAQQPQPPIARKPVPPTPVPVPPAAPPKAVTPPPDPAIAPVEAPQAAMPAPAPVPTPPAAPPMPTASTPAPTPAAPVVATPAPLFSEGQRVSVMPNPAMPGQKVQLHQDAEGTKPGPSIPPGTAFTILDGELQGNGWVYSIRSDFGTKGWLAEQQLKLKP, from the coding sequence ATGTTTGCTACTGCTGGAGGTCCGTCGTTTGCCGACAATCCTCTCACGTGGAGCCTGTTCTTCGCACGTCAACCTGAACCGGATCTCGAATTCACCGAAGAGGAATTGGAGCAGACGACCACCGTTCGATCACCGTCACCCGTGAAGCCACCCAAGCAATCGAACAAGCGTCCGCTCTTGCTGGTGCTATTGGTTCTCCTCCTCGGTGGCGGCGCCTATCTTGCGATGGAGCCGGACCTGATCATGGAGTATCTTGGCCCGCTCCTCGGCGATGCACCAGCCCAACAACCTCAACCACCGATCGCTCGAAAGCCGGTCCCCCCGACTCCGGTCCCTGTTCCCCCAGCGGCACCGCCGAAAGCCGTGACACCGCCACCAGACCCAGCTATTGCACCGGTTGAGGCACCGCAAGCCGCAATGCCGGCTCCGGCACCGGTTCCCACACCGCCGGCTGCACCACCGATGCCGACGGCTTCAACGCCAGCACCGACTCCGGCCGCACCGGTTGTCGCAACCCCGGCCCCACTCTTTAGTGAGGGGCAACGAGTCAGCGTCATGCCGAATCCGGCCATGCCCGGTCAGAAGGTGCAGCTTCATCAAGACGCCGAAGGGACAAAGCCAGGGCCGAGCATTCCCCCAGGAACCGCCTTCACGATTCTTGACGGCGAACTCCAAGGAAATGGCTGGGTCTACTCCATCCGCTCCGACTTCGGCACCAAGGGATGGCTGGCTGAACAGCAGCTCAAACTGAAACCCTGA
- a CDS encoding HAD family hydrolase has product MRAVIFDFDGVIADTEPLHFEGLRRTLAEIQITLTEKDYYTDYLGFDDRGCILEALRINHRPVSSSLVQDLMAKKAIAYMASIKEHLVIFPGVRAFIEDAAAIYPLAIASGALRPEIELVLEQIGLRKAFGHITSAEDVANGKPHPEPFLQALAGLNRQQSTSAIPTSSCLVIEDSRPGIRAAKAAGMRVLAVANTHTAQELHEADAITMSLSETRLDEIRARLWPT; this is encoded by the coding sequence ATGCGCGCTGTGATCTTTGACTTTGACGGTGTGATCGCCGACACCGAACCCCTCCACTTTGAAGGCCTCCGCCGGACACTGGCCGAAATCCAGATCACCTTGACCGAGAAAGACTATTACACCGACTATCTTGGGTTTGATGATCGGGGATGCATCCTGGAAGCACTTCGAATCAATCACCGTCCCGTTTCAAGCTCGCTGGTCCAAGACCTGATGGCCAAGAAAGCCATCGCTTATATGGCCTCGATCAAAGAACATCTCGTTATCTTTCCCGGTGTGAGAGCGTTCATTGAAGACGCGGCGGCCATCTATCCACTCGCCATTGCCTCCGGTGCGCTACGACCAGAAATCGAACTCGTGCTCGAGCAGATCGGCCTTCGTAAGGCGTTTGGTCACATCACAAGCGCCGAGGACGTGGCGAATGGCAAGCCCCATCCGGAACCGTTTCTTCAGGCCCTGGCCGGGTTGAACCGCCAGCAGTCGACGTCCGCGATACCAACCAGCTCGTGCCTAGTCATTGAAGATTCTCGGCCGGGTATTCGCGCCGCAAAAGCTGCGGGCATGCGAGTGTTAGCCGTTGCCAACACCCACACCGCGCAAGAGCTCCACGAAGCTGATGCCATCACGATGAGCTTGAGCGAAACGCGCCTGGACGAGATACGCGCACGATTGTGGCCGACCTAG
- a CDS encoding cobalamin-binding protein, with protein sequence MRICSLIPGATEVIVALGLEDQLVGISHECDFPPSIHRVPVMIQSLVDAEHSTSSGVDQRVKDLVRTGHQLYQLREEAFLQARPDLILTQDLCHVCSVTPDQLTRAMQLLQRHPELLILSPTTLEDMIHDIERIADAVGAVPKGEALVATLRDRLERVRLRTEKVAVRPRVVCLEWLDPLYVAGHWVPEMVDLAGGYNVLGSKNSPSYQTTWDEVATAQPDVVIVMPCGYSVDRTLNELRQAGSIQAAWQRAQASWSDMYLVDAGSYFSRPGPRLIDGVELLADILHPNQDYPLDCSRAIKCEPSVLAGDCAS encoded by the coding sequence ATGCGAATTTGCTCACTCATCCCAGGTGCAACAGAGGTGATCGTCGCGCTCGGCTTGGAGGACCAGCTCGTCGGCATCAGCCATGAATGTGACTTTCCCCCTTCGATTCACCGGGTCCCAGTCATGATTCAATCACTGGTCGACGCAGAGCACAGCACCAGCAGTGGAGTCGACCAACGAGTCAAAGATTTGGTTCGAACAGGACACCAACTCTACCAGCTACGAGAAGAGGCCTTTCTGCAGGCTCGGCCCGATCTCATCCTGACGCAGGACCTCTGTCACGTCTGCTCAGTGACCCCAGACCAACTCACCAGGGCCATGCAATTGCTTCAACGCCACCCAGAGCTGCTGATTCTTAGTCCAACGACCCTAGAAGATATGATTCATGACATCGAGCGGATTGCCGACGCCGTTGGTGCCGTTCCAAAAGGAGAAGCCCTTGTAGCCACGCTCCGAGATCGATTGGAGAGGGTCCGCCTCCGGACGGAGAAAGTGGCCGTCCGTCCGCGGGTGGTATGTCTTGAATGGCTCGATCCTCTGTATGTCGCCGGCCATTGGGTCCCGGAAATGGTAGACTTAGCCGGGGGCTACAACGTGCTGGGCTCCAAGAACAGCCCCTCGTACCAGACGACATGGGATGAGGTAGCGACCGCACAGCCTGATGTGGTCATCGTGATGCCCTGTGGGTACTCGGTTGATCGAACGCTCAACGAATTGCGACAGGCCGGATCTATTCAAGCGGCATGGCAACGGGCACAGGCATCCTGGTCAGACATGTATCTTGTGGATGCCGGCTCCTATTTCAGCCGTCCCGGCCCTCGACTCATTGATGGGGTGGAGCTCTTGGCCGACATTCTCCACCCGAATCAGGATTACCCGCTCGATTGCTCTCGGGCGATCAAATGTGAACCATCCGTACTAGCTGGAGACTGTGCTTCATGA
- the hpnD gene encoding presqualene diphosphate synthase HpnD yields the protein MKASDAQAYCTAYTKKSGSNFYYSFLFLPKAKRDAMYTVYAFCKAVDSAVDEPAAGSNPKDDLKHWREELDAVYSGTPTTPIMVSLAHHVKALSIPKAYFEELIKGVEMDLFNNRYVTFDELSLYCYRVASVVGLICLHIFGVTSARAQDYAVALGMAFQLTNILRDVGADAKEGRIYLPLDDLRKWNYPEKALLNQSYSPEFRVLMEYEASQAHHYYKRAEAALAGLSSGERRALTVAEIMHGIYSRILERIERSNYQVFGPRISLTTTQRVMIALGVWLRSRFS from the coding sequence ATGAAGGCTTCGGACGCTCAAGCCTATTGCACCGCCTACACCAAGAAAAGCGGCAGCAATTTCTACTATTCGTTCCTGTTTCTTCCAAAAGCCAAACGCGATGCCATGTACACAGTCTATGCCTTCTGCAAGGCGGTCGACAGCGCCGTCGATGAACCCGCTGCCGGCAGCAATCCCAAGGACGATCTGAAGCACTGGCGTGAAGAACTGGATGCCGTGTATTCCGGAACACCGACGACTCCCATCATGGTGAGCCTCGCGCACCATGTAAAAGCGTTGAGTATTCCGAAGGCCTACTTTGAGGAGCTGATCAAGGGCGTCGAGATGGATCTCTTCAATAACCGATATGTCACGTTCGATGAGTTGTCGCTCTATTGCTACCGTGTGGCATCTGTCGTCGGACTCATCTGCCTCCATATCTTTGGCGTCACATCCGCACGCGCACAAGACTATGCGGTCGCTCTGGGCATGGCGTTCCAGCTGACGAACATCCTACGTGATGTGGGAGCCGATGCCAAGGAGGGACGGATCTATCTCCCGTTGGACGACTTGCGAAAGTGGAACTATCCGGAGAAGGCGCTGCTCAACCAGAGTTATTCTCCTGAGTTCCGCGTCTTGATGGAATATGAAGCATCCCAAGCCCATCACTACTATAAGCGAGCCGAAGCGGCCCTGGCGGGCCTCTCCTCAGGTGAACGACGTGCGCTCACGGTGGCAGAAATCATGCACGGGATCTATAGCCGGATCCTGGAACGGATTGAACGGTCGAACTATCAGGTGTTCGGGCCCCGGATCAGCCTCACCACCACGCAACGGGTGATGATCGCCCTAGGGGTGTGGCTCCGCTCACGATTCTCGTGA
- a CDS encoding FAD-dependent oxidoreductase codes for MAPLTILVTAPSPQTVLIVGAGLAGLATAYQLHQQGYQVTLLEYSDWLDGFRTNPSDPTSITLGCHHETKRALEKLAHAQHPSSDQTIPLEFRLPTGQTMPYQSARLPGTLHWMMSVFNFHGLSWQDRWRLFSHVEQIWEQAETLPADLENRTADEWLNATGQSTEARERIWAPLAQWLTGNALPRLSAATFVHILSTVFLREASDARLTYRPGTIDQRLLTPFKEVLHGDTVRFIPLAEPPHIRFGQEGIQDIRLPNGTALQAGWYISALSYQALLRLLPERFLTRYAYFAHLTELQSLSEIVVQLTIQSTNQQPRLLLLDSKPFHHLTRSPIGTREVVVRLAETESSLMELGEDQVVNVAQAKITTVFPDLSLSDITSRQVFRDDHAALLLAPGAARLRPLQQSPVPNLLVAGAWTDTNWPPNIESALVSARRCADIVTGHQS; via the coding sequence GTGGCTCCGCTCACGATTCTCGTGACTGCACCGTCCCCACAAACCGTTTTGATTGTGGGTGCCGGCCTGGCCGGCTTGGCAACAGCCTATCAGCTCCACCAACAAGGCTACCAGGTCACCCTCCTCGAGTACTCAGACTGGCTTGATGGATTCCGGACCAACCCGTCCGATCCCACATCAATCACCCTTGGATGCCATCATGAGACAAAGCGGGCACTCGAGAAACTCGCCCACGCGCAACACCCAAGCTCTGACCAGACCATTCCTCTCGAATTTCGACTCCCCACTGGACAGACCATGCCCTATCAGTCTGCCAGACTGCCGGGCACCTTGCACTGGATGATGAGTGTCTTCAATTTCCATGGCCTATCCTGGCAGGACCGTTGGAGACTGTTCTCCCATGTTGAGCAGATTTGGGAACAGGCCGAAACCCTTCCGGCAGATTTAGAGAATCGCACAGCAGATGAGTGGCTCAATGCCACCGGCCAAAGCACAGAAGCCAGGGAACGGATTTGGGCCCCACTCGCTCAGTGGTTGACAGGCAACGCACTGCCCCGTCTGTCCGCAGCAACCTTTGTGCACATCCTGTCAACCGTGTTCCTGCGTGAGGCGTCCGACGCCAGGCTCACATACCGGCCGGGAACCATTGATCAGCGATTGCTCACCCCGTTCAAAGAAGTACTTCACGGAGACACCGTTCGGTTCATCCCCCTTGCAGAACCGCCGCACATCCGATTTGGACAAGAGGGGATACAAGACATTCGACTCCCCAACGGCACAGCCTTGCAAGCCGGCTGGTACATCAGCGCCCTCTCATATCAGGCCCTCCTCCGCCTGCTTCCCGAACGGTTTCTTACTCGCTATGCCTACTTTGCCCATCTGACGGAACTCCAAAGCCTCAGTGAGATCGTGGTGCAGCTAACCATTCAATCCACTAACCAGCAGCCGCGACTGCTCCTGCTCGACAGCAAGCCGTTCCATCACCTCACGAGATCTCCTATTGGTACACGTGAAGTCGTCGTGCGTCTGGCAGAAACCGAGAGCTCGCTGATGGAATTAGGCGAGGATCAGGTGGTCAACGTCGCGCAAGCCAAGATCACCACCGTGTTTCCTGACCTGTCTCTGAGCGACATCACATCCCGCCAGGTCTTTCGAGATGACCACGCCGCGCTGCTGCTTGCACCGGGAGCCGCCCGACTCCGTCCGCTTCAACAAAGCCCCGTCCCAAATCTATTGGTCGCCGGAGCCTGGACCGACACGAACTGGCCCCCGAACATTGAGAGCGCCCTTGTCAGCGCCCGCCGCTGCGCCGACATCGTTACCGGACACCAATCTTGA
- a CDS encoding uracil-DNA glycosylase, protein MTFTPLQELAQSLVNCERCKLATLGRSQVVFGVGNPQASIMFVGEAPGFNEDQKGEPFVGAAGKLLNDLLASAGLSRDQIYIANVIKCRPPNNRDPEPDEVETCKPFLLQQIKLIQPKLVCTLGNWATQTLLERKVGITKVKAQAFHLKDFVLFPLLHPAAALHQGNLLPTLKEDFKKLKEFLDKNTKPAEPTSTAQTPAAPVLNIESPQPAQMDLFG, encoded by the coding sequence ATGACATTCACTCCACTCCAAGAACTCGCGCAATCGCTCGTGAACTGCGAGCGGTGTAAACTCGCCACGCTAGGGCGCAGCCAAGTTGTCTTCGGCGTGGGAAATCCCCAGGCCAGCATTATGTTCGTGGGAGAAGCGCCAGGATTCAACGAAGATCAGAAAGGCGAGCCGTTCGTCGGTGCTGCGGGGAAACTGTTGAATGATCTCCTGGCCTCGGCTGGTCTGTCGCGTGATCAGATCTACATTGCAAACGTCATCAAGTGCCGGCCACCAAACAATCGTGACCCAGAGCCAGACGAAGTGGAGACCTGCAAACCGTTCTTGCTACAGCAGATCAAGTTGATCCAGCCGAAACTGGTCTGTACGCTTGGCAACTGGGCCACGCAGACGCTGTTGGAACGCAAGGTTGGCATCACGAAAGTGAAGGCACAAGCCTTCCACCTGAAAGACTTCGTACTCTTCCCGCTACTGCATCCTGCTGCGGCCCTGCACCAGGGGAACTTGCTCCCAACGTTGAAGGAAGATTTTAAGAAACTTAAAGAATTCCTCGACAAGAACACGAAACCAGCCGAACCAACCAGCACAGCCCAAACCCCAGCCGCCCCAGTCCTGAATATCGAATCGCCTCAGCCGGCACAGATGGATTTGTTCGGATAG
- a CDS encoding ankyrin repeat domain-containing protein — translation MRQWGIILAIVVLLPALVAMRPMDEALLEATWLGNRAQVQALLHEGADVRVADENGDTPLHRAARKGHHEIVALLLEHGAVVDQTDLNGWTPLFDAARNGHREIVALLWAHGAVVNRADVNGWTPLFGATMKGHRDVVTLLLEQWAAVNQADIKTGWTPLYLAMMQNDSEMAALLLEHGAAVNQGPMEGDPPLFLAIRKSHPEMVALLLKHGAAVNQAARLGWPPLYIAAQQGHQDIVALLLERGAAVNQADGWGWTPLHVATEKGHHEVVATLLKRGAEVDFTTKEGESPLHIAALAGQRDIVEDLLKHGASKTMSTNNGSRPVDLARSKKHADLIPLLEP, via the coding sequence ATGCGACAGTGGGGAATAATTCTGGCTATCGTTGTGCTGCTGCCCGCGCTTGTGGCCATGCGGCCTATGGATGAGGCCTTGCTAGAGGCCACGTGGCTCGGTAATCGCGCACAGGTGCAGGCGCTGCTTCATGAGGGGGCAGATGTGCGGGTCGCGGATGAGAACGGCGACACCCCGCTCCACCGCGCAGCCAGGAAGGGCCATCATGAGATCGTTGCACTTCTGCTTGAGCATGGAGCGGTCGTAGATCAAACCGATCTGAATGGATGGACTCCGCTCTTTGACGCAGCCAGGAACGGTCATCGTGAGATCGTCGCACTTCTATGGGCTCATGGTGCCGTCGTGAACCGGGCTGATGTGAATGGCTGGACGCCACTCTTCGGGGCAACCATGAAGGGTCATCGGGATGTCGTGACACTGCTTCTGGAGCAATGGGCAGCGGTGAACCAGGCAGACATCAAGACTGGTTGGACCCCACTGTATCTTGCCATGATGCAGAACGATTCAGAGATGGCGGCCCTTCTCTTGGAACACGGAGCAGCCGTTAATCAAGGACCCATGGAGGGTGATCCCCCGCTGTTTCTGGCAATCCGGAAGAGCCACCCTGAGATGGTGGCGCTGCTGCTGAAGCACGGCGCAGCGGTGAACCAGGCAGCCCGTCTGGGCTGGCCTCCGCTCTACATTGCGGCGCAGCAGGGCCATCAGGATATCGTGGCACTCCTGCTGGAGCGTGGTGCGGCGGTGAATCAGGCCGATGGATGGGGGTGGACCCCACTCCACGTGGCAACAGAGAAGGGTCATCACGAGGTGGTGGCAACTCTGTTAAAGAGGGGGGCGGAAGTGGACTTCACCACTAAAGAGGGTGAGTCACCGCTCCATATTGCAGCATTGGCCGGCCAGCGAGACATTGTTGAAGACTTGCTCAAGCACGGCGCAAGCAAGACCATGAGCACGAACAACGGAAGCCGCCCTGTGGACCTCGCCCGTTCCAAAAAACACGCTGATCTTATCCCATTATTGGAGCCGTAG
- a CDS encoding YbhB/YbcL family Raf kinase inhibitor-like protein: protein MRSLWTSALLALALIPGISTAAEFRLTSPTIKPASTISQNHVFDGFGCTGNNVSPELRWANAPKGTKSFAVTMYDPDAPTGSGWWHWVMFNIPEDISALAADAGRPGGPGAPQGSVQSMTDFGEPGYGGPCPPVGHKPHRYIFTIYALKVEQFSLKPATPAAMVGFYLNQNTLAKASLTGLYSRK from the coding sequence ATGAGATCACTCTGGACTAGCGCACTGTTGGCACTCGCGCTGATTCCCGGAATCAGTACGGCTGCGGAATTTCGCCTCACGAGTCCGACCATTAAGCCCGCCAGCACGATCAGTCAGAACCATGTCTTCGACGGATTTGGCTGTACCGGAAACAATGTGTCTCCTGAGCTGCGCTGGGCGAACGCTCCGAAGGGAACCAAGAGTTTTGCGGTGACCATGTATGACCCCGATGCACCGACTGGTAGCGGATGGTGGCATTGGGTCATGTTCAATATTCCTGAGGACATTTCGGCATTGGCTGCGGATGCGGGAAGACCTGGTGGGCCTGGTGCGCCACAAGGCAGTGTCCAAAGCATGACGGATTTCGGCGAACCGGGGTACGGGGGGCCCTGTCCGCCTGTAGGCCACAAACCACATCGCTATATCTTCACGATCTACGCGTTGAAGGTGGAACAGTTTTCGTTGAAGCCTGCAACTCCCGCCGCCATGGTCGGGTTCTATCTTAACCAGAATACTTTGGCCAAGGCCTCGCTCACCGGCTTGTATAGCCGCAAGTAA
- a CDS encoding dienelactone hydrolase family protein yields the protein MVASIRETTAQYQSGNVGMKAFVAAPQTKDQRPAILIVQEWWGLTEYIKDIARRYAAEGYVAIAPDLYSRLGHALPTDAGEAGKLMNALKQEDGLTDLNATVAYLKSVPEVDATRIGVTGFCMGGSYALMLPCVSSEIKAAVPFYGQVPNPDTPIQKLACPVLYLYGEDDGWITKVDVQRLVAALKKYNKTGEIKTYPGAPHAFFRDTDPTVYRPEAAQDAWARTKAFFKQHLG from the coding sequence ATGGTGGCATCGATTCGAGAGACAACCGCTCAGTATCAAAGTGGAAATGTGGGCATGAAGGCCTTTGTGGCAGCTCCGCAGACGAAGGACCAGCGTCCGGCTATTCTCATTGTCCAAGAATGGTGGGGACTCACGGAGTACATCAAAGATATCGCAAGACGTTATGCCGCGGAAGGCTATGTGGCGATTGCTCCGGACCTCTATTCACGTCTTGGGCATGCGTTGCCCACGGATGCCGGTGAAGCCGGGAAACTCATGAACGCCCTGAAACAGGAAGACGGTCTTACTGATCTGAATGCCACGGTGGCCTATCTGAAGTCAGTTCCAGAGGTCGACGCAACGAGGATTGGTGTTACAGGGTTTTGCATGGGTGGTTCTTATGCCCTCATGTTGCCTTGTGTGAGTTCAGAGATTAAAGCAGCGGTTCCGTTCTATGGTCAGGTGCCGAATCCCGATACACCCATTCAGAAGCTGGCCTGCCCCGTACTGTATCTCTATGGTGAGGACGACGGTTGGATTACGAAAGTGGACGTCCAGCGGTTAGTAGCGGCCTTGAAAAAATACAACAAGACCGGTGAGATCAAGACTTATCCCGGGGCTCCCCATGCATTCTTCCGAGATACGGACCCAACCGTGTATCGGCCGGAAGCGGCTCAAGACGCATGGGCGAGAACCAAGGCCTTCTTTAAACAACACCTCGGCTAA
- a CDS encoding TldD/PmbA family protein codes for MLEKMTASTSANGYAQLAADVLAQAKACGATEADIVVADGETFSVQVRVGTVDRLTKAREKRLGLRVFIGRRSATTSTSDFSRASLDRLVADTCTLAGAVVEDDVSGLPDAGQMATEQPDLDLYDDTVLDTDTQIDWAKRGEAAAFATDSRVTNSEGAEFDSSSGRVVLANSHGFVGSYKSSNFSLSVSPIATESATGGMQRDAWYQVQRKFARLASAESIGQEAARRAIRRLGARKVATKRVPVVFDQETAGSLLANLCSAVSGYGLYKRASFLLDQLGQTIASDLMTIYDDGRMVGGLGSRPFDGEGLATRKNTIVERGVLKSYLLDTYSGKKLGLPSTGNASRSVGESPSVGPTNFYLVPGVKSQQEIIGSIQEGLFVTELIGFGINMVTGDYSRGACGFWIENGELAYPVEEITIAGNLKHMLKDIDVVGSDLVFRGRIASPTVKIAEMMVAGN; via the coding sequence ATGCTCGAAAAAATGACTGCCTCAACTAGTGCCAATGGCTATGCTCAGCTGGCAGCCGATGTGTTGGCTCAGGCGAAGGCTTGTGGGGCGACCGAAGCAGATATTGTCGTTGCCGACGGAGAGACCTTCTCGGTTCAGGTACGAGTCGGGACGGTTGACCGACTGACCAAGGCGAGAGAGAAGCGTTTGGGCTTACGCGTCTTCATCGGGAGGCGGTCTGCCACCACATCCACGTCTGACTTTTCACGGGCCTCTCTTGATCGGCTGGTGGCCGACACCTGTACCTTGGCCGGCGCGGTGGTCGAGGATGATGTCTCGGGATTGCCGGATGCTGGTCAGATGGCCACTGAGCAGCCTGATCTTGATCTCTATGATGACACGGTGCTCGATACGGATACCCAGATCGATTGGGCCAAGCGTGGAGAGGCTGCTGCGTTCGCGACAGACTCACGGGTGACGAATTCCGAAGGTGCGGAGTTCGATTCTTCATCGGGCCGAGTCGTGCTGGCCAATAGTCATGGATTTGTGGGGTCGTATAAAAGCTCGAACTTTTCCCTGTCTGTGTCTCCGATTGCGACCGAGTCTGCGACAGGCGGCATGCAGCGGGATGCCTGGTATCAGGTACAACGAAAGTTTGCTCGACTAGCGTCTGCGGAATCGATCGGACAGGAAGCGGCGCGTCGTGCGATTCGCCGATTGGGCGCACGCAAGGTGGCGACGAAACGTGTGCCGGTGGTGTTCGATCAAGAGACAGCCGGGAGCCTTCTGGCAAACCTCTGCAGCGCGGTCTCCGGCTATGGACTCTACAAGCGCGCCTCATTTCTGCTGGATCAACTAGGCCAGACGATCGCTTCGGACCTGATGACCATCTACGACGACGGCCGTATGGTCGGCGGCCTGGGGTCACGTCCGTTCGATGGTGAAGGGTTGGCGACACGCAAGAATACCATCGTCGAGCGAGGGGTATTAAAGAGCTATTTGCTCGATACCTATTCGGGGAAAAAGTTGGGTTTGCCGTCGACGGGCAACGCCTCACGGAGTGTGGGGGAGAGTCCCTCCGTTGGCCCCACCAATTTTTATCTGGTCCCTGGAGTGAAGAGTCAGCAAGAGATTATTGGCTCCATTCAAGAAGGCCTCTTTGTGACGGAGTTGATTGGGTTCGGCATTAATATGGTGACGGGGGATTACTCGCGAGGAGCCTGCGGTTTCTGGATTGAGAACGGAGAGCTGGCCTACCCGGTTGAAGAAATTACTATCGCGGGAAATTTGAAACACATGTTGAAGGACATCGACGTGGTTGGAAGCGATCTGGTGTTCCGAGGTCGAATCGCCAGCCCGACCGTCAAGATTGCCGAAATGATGGTGGCTGGTAATTGA
- the tldD gene encoding metalloprotease TldD has product MPEPVQLTTFGVTEIEAQQALDRVKVRDVDYADLYFESRTSESVSMEEGIVKRAAKSVSQGVGVRATAGEKTGFAYSDELTKRDLEIAADTARYIANSPKGHSTVPVPTQRRPTRDLYPIERAKAEVATAERVALLNEIDAEARRYDPRIKNVMASFNTEYKVVLVATSDGTLVSDIQPLSRLQITCIAEDRDNRQIGSFGGGGRVAFAYYREENRHLSYAREAAREAILNLSAVDAPAGVMPVVLAGGWPGILLHEAIGHGLEADFNRKKTSAFSSLIGKRVASDVCTIVDDGTLPFRRGSLNMDDEGTPTGCTTLIEKGILRGYITDKLNARLMGIPLTGNGRRENYQSVVLPRMTNTFMLAGESDPQDIIRSVKKGLYAVSFGGGQVDITNGKFVFSASEAYLIEDGRITKPVKGATLIGNGPEILTKVSMVGHDLTLDNGIGTCGKDGQSVPVGVGLPTIKVDEITVGGTQR; this is encoded by the coding sequence ATGCCGGAGCCGGTTCAACTGACGACGTTCGGTGTCACGGAGATCGAGGCGCAGCAAGCACTCGATCGGGTGAAGGTCCGAGACGTTGACTACGCGGATCTCTATTTCGAATCTCGCACGTCCGAATCAGTCTCGATGGAGGAAGGCATCGTCAAACGGGCGGCCAAGAGTGTGTCGCAGGGGGTGGGGGTTCGAGCGACTGCAGGGGAGAAGACGGGGTTTGCCTATTCGGATGAATTGACGAAGCGGGACCTTGAGATTGCCGCCGACACGGCTCGGTATATCGCCAATTCCCCCAAAGGCCATTCCACGGTTCCGGTGCCCACACAGCGACGACCGACCCGTGATCTCTATCCGATCGAGAGGGCAAAGGCCGAGGTGGCGACAGCCGAGCGCGTGGCGCTCCTGAATGAAATCGATGCTGAAGCCAGGCGTTATGATCCTCGGATCAAGAACGTGATGGCTTCATTCAACACAGAATATAAGGTTGTGCTGGTGGCGACTTCGGATGGGACACTCGTCAGTGATATCCAGCCGTTGTCACGCCTGCAGATTACGTGTATCGCTGAAGATCGGGACAATCGCCAGATCGGCAGTTTCGGCGGCGGTGGCCGGGTTGCCTTTGCCTATTATCGCGAAGAGAATCGTCATTTAAGTTATGCCAGGGAAGCCGCGCGGGAAGCGATTCTCAATTTATCCGCGGTTGATGCGCCGGCCGGAGTGATGCCGGTTGTGTTGGCCGGTGGGTGGCCCGGGATCTTGTTACACGAAGCGATCGGACATGGGCTCGAAGCCGACTTCAATCGAAAGAAGACCTCCGCGTTTTCCAGCCTGATCGGCAAACGGGTCGCATCCGACGTCTGTACGATCGTGGATGACGGCACCCTTCCCTTTCGGCGTGGCTCCCTGAACATGGATGATGAAGGGACACCGACCGGCTGTACGACGCTCATCGAGAAGGGCATCCTCCGTGGCTATATCACAGACAAGCTCAATGCACGCCTTATGGGGATTCCCCTCACCGGTAACGGACGACGCGAGAATTATCAAAGCGTGGTGCTCCCGCGCATGACGAATACGTTCATGCTGGCCGGGGAGTCTGATCCGCAGGACATCATTCGATCCGTCAAGAAGGGTCTCTATGCCGTCTCGTTTGGTGGGGGACAGGTCGATATCACGAACGGGAAATTTGTGTTTTCCGCCAGCGAAGCCTATCTCATCGAGGATGGCCGGATCACCAAGCCGGTGAAGGGGGCGACGCTGATCGGCAATGGCCCGGAAATTCTGACGAAAGTATCGATGGTGGGGCACGATCTCACGCTCGATAACGGGATTGGGACGTGCGGGAAGGATGGCCAATCGGTGCCGGTCGGGGTCGGATTACCGACCATCAAGGTGGACGAAATTACAGTCGGTGGTACACAGCGATAA